AGGTCTTGTTACCGTCCTGCCAGCCGACGGTGGGCACGTGCATGTCGGCGCCACCCGGGTAGCCGCCGACGCGGTAGTAGGTCAGGCTGGTGCACGTGCTGGCCGCCTGCGCGGCGGTTGGCGTGAGCGCGGCGAGTCCGGCGCTGGCCAGCACGGTCAGCAGGACGGCGGCGGCGCTGCGGCGCCCGGTGCGGTTCTGGTGGATCGGCATGATCTCCTCCTGGGCGGGCTTGGCTGCTCGGGTCAACCCGGCATGCCCAGGAGCATCGCGACCGTCGATCTACCGTTTCTTGCTCGAACGTCAATTCGCTACCAGCGGTTCCAGTGGGCGAACGCGTCGGCTTCGGCCCGGGGGCCGGGCTTGAAGTCGGTGCCCAGGGTGTAGGCCACCGGTGTGAGGGCCACCTGCACGACCGTGTCGTAGGGGATGCCGAGCAACTCGGCCATCTCCCGCTCATAGCTGAGATGGCTCGTGGTCCACGCGGTGCCCAGCCCGCGTTCGCGGGCGGCCAGCATGAAGCTCCAGAACGCCGGGATGACGGAACCCCAGGCCCCCGCCTGTCCCCGGACGCTGTCCAACTCGGCGCGTGACTCGACGCGCAGGCAGGGGATGAGCAGCAACGGGACCTCGTGCAGGTGGTCCGCGAGGTGCTGCAGGCTGCCCGCGATCCTGCCCCACTGCTCGGAGGCGAAGTTCATCCGGCTGAAGGCCGGCCCGGTGCCGCCCGATGCCGGTGGTGGCGCCATCAGACCGAGGCGCCACAGTCGGGCGACGGCAGCCCGGGTCTCCTGGTCCTCGACGAAGACGAAGTCCCAGCGCTGCCTGTTGCGGCCGCTGGGTGCCTGAAGCGCGATGCTGAGGCAGTCCTCGATCACGGCACGGGGGACCGGGCGTCGCAGGTCGAGACGCTTGCGGACGGCGCGGGTCGTGCTCAGGACCTCGTCGGCGGACAGGCCCAGCGTGTTCGGCGCGATCTGCCCGGTCGGTCCGGCGTCGGTCATGCGGGCACTCCCACTCGCTCGGGCAGGTCGAGGTTGGCGATGATCCCGGGGAGGAGCCCGGGAAAACGGTCATTGATCTCGTCGGCACGCAGTTCGTGGCGACGGAAACTGCCGTTCGGTGTGACGCGCAGGACGCCGGCGGCCCGCAGCACCTTCAGGTGGTGCGAGAGCGTGGAGATGCTCACCTCGGACAACGCGTCGAACTTTCCGCAGACGACACCACCGGCCTGCGCCAACTGCCGTACGACGCTCAGGCGCACCGGGTCGGCGAGGGCGCCGAGCAACGTGGCCAGGTCGACCGAGGCGAG
The window above is part of the Micromonospora sp. LH3U1 genome. Proteins encoded here:
- a CDS encoding nitroreductase family protein, with protein sequence MTDAGPTGQIAPNTLGLSADEVLSTTRAVRKRLDLRRPVPRAVIEDCLSIALQAPSGRNRQRWDFVFVEDQETRAAVARLWRLGLMAPPPASGGTGPAFSRMNFASEQWGRIAGSLQHLADHLHEVPLLLIPCLRVESRAELDSVRGQAGAWGSVIPAFWSFMLAARERGLGTAWTTSHLSYEREMAELLGIPYDTVVQVALTPVAYTLGTDFKPGPRAEADAFAHWNRW
- a CDS encoding ArsR/SmtB family transcription factor, translated to MRALHHPDLASVDLATLLGALADPVRLSVVRQLAQAGGVVCGKFDALSEVSISTLSHHLKVLRAAGVLRVTPNGSFRRHELRADEINDRFPGLLPGIIANLDLPERVGVPA